In the genome of Triticum urartu cultivar G1812 chromosome 5, Tu2.1, whole genome shotgun sequence, one region contains:
- the LOC125508160 gene encoding uncharacterized protein LOC125508160: MVNLAGLLEATCHLAVVLVLLVSWEVGRGRQLPDGGGQAASGFRRGRSSAWRCETTKGNYISILQFKLKLQHNNRWIDLILPTNFGSMMYRKKFHRLGPPEHRRCRDGALQSITGASSRPPEHHHCCNEASPSSQSIAAATTKHHRCCFGALPGCRSITDAASKHQRCCVGALSGRRSIVGVATKQHQCCIRALPGRRSITGAATKHHRCCVGALPGHRNITGAATKHHRCCVGALPGHRNIAGSATKHHRCCVGALLGRRSIAGAATKHHRCYVGALPSRRSIAGAATKHHRCCVPALPAAGASSVLQRSIIGVVLEHCRAAGTSPVLQWMVAAASLSQPGAAPVAVHGDLVGGFP, translated from the coding sequence ATGGTTAATCTCGCAGGGCTCCTCGAGGCGACATGCCATCTTGCCGTCGTATTGGTGCTCCTTGTATCATGGGAGGTTGGTAGAGGGAGGCAGCTGCCTGATGGAGGCGGGCAGGCCGCGTCAGGATTCCGGCGAGGTCGCTCCAGTGCGTGGCGTTGTGAAACGACCAAGGGAAATTACATATCTATCCTTCAGTTTAAATTAAAACTGCAGCATAATAACCGTTGGATCGACTTAATACTACCCACTAATTTCGGTAGTATGATGTACCGTAAAAAATTTCATCGTCTGGGGCCGCCGGAACATCGCCGTTGCAGGGATGGAGCTTTGCAGAGCATCACCGGAGCATCATCGAGGCCGCCGGAACACCATCATTGCTGCAATGAAGCATCTCCGAGCAGTCAGAGCATCGCCGCTGCTACAACAAAGCATCACCGGTGTTGTTTTGGGGCATTGCCGGGCTGTCGGAGCATCACCGATGCTGCATCGAAGCATCAGCGGTGTTGTGTTGGAGCATTGTCGGGCCGTCGGAGTATTGTCGGTGTTGCAACGAAGCAGCACCAGTGTTGTATTCGAGCATTGCCTGGCCGTCGGAGCATCACCGGTGCTGCAACAAAGCATCACCGTTGTTGTGTTGGAGCATTGCCGGGCCACCGGAACATCACCGGTGCTGCAACAAAGCATCACCGTTGTTGTGTTGGAGCATTGCCGGGCCACCGGAACATCGCAGGTTCTGCAACGAAGCATCACCGGTGTTGTGTTGGAGCATTGCTGGGCCGACGGAGCATCGCTGGTGCTGCAACGAAGCATCACCGGTGTTATGTTGGAGCATTGCCGAGCCGCCGGAGCATTGCCGGTGCTGCAACGAAGCATCACCGGTGTTGTGTTCCAGCATTGCCGGCCGCCGGAGCATCGTCGGTGCTGCAACGAAGCATCATAGGTGTTGTGTTGGAGCATTGTCGGGCTGCCGGAACATCGCCGGTGCTTCAATGGATGGTTGCAGCAGCGTCGTTGTCGCAACCTGGCGCTGCACCTGTGGCCGTGCATGGCGACCTCGTGGGCGGTTTCCCGTGA